Proteins found in one Zea mays cultivar B73 chromosome 1, Zm-B73-REFERENCE-NAM-5.0, whole genome shotgun sequence genomic segment:
- the LOC103634605 gene encoding probable H/ACA ribonucleoprotein complex subunit 1: MALVLTNITYHLILIVTVITVKRRIVDLHQNTTTGSTDITDMWEPLEEGLLPLETTRHVSMITITLSKKEMDTSSIGYQSPLPADEVKPLVKYDNDEDAHSPGGRGRGRGGRGRGRGRGRGGRGNGFNEYADAGWEDDHAPAYMGNGYARGRGRSFRGRGRRGGYNNQPEYQ, encoded by the exons ATGGCTCTGGTGCTTACTAATATTACTTATCACTTGATTCTAATTGTTACTGTTATTACTGTGAAGAGGAGGATTGTTGACCTCCATCAGAATACCACCACTGGATCTACTGATATTACTGATATGTGGGAGCCATTGGAGGAAGGCCTACTTCC GCTTGAGACAACAAGACATGTCTCTATGATCACTATAACTCTTTCAAAGAAGGAGATGGACACATCATCTATCGG ATATCAATCTCCTTTGCCTGCTGATGAAGTGAAGCCTTTGGTTAAATATGATAATGATGAAG ATGCACACTCACCTGGTGGCCGTGGAAGGGGTCGTGGTGGTCGAGGCCGTGGGCGGGGCAGGGGCAGAGGTGGACGTG GAAATGGGTTCAATGAGTATGCTGATGCTGGTTGGGAAGACGATCACGCCCCTGCATATATGGGCAATGGATATGCCCGTGGAAGAGGTCGCAGTTTTAGGGGCCGTGGTAGGAGAGGCGGCTACAATAACCAGCCTGAATACCAATAG